From a region of the Helianthus annuus cultivar XRQ/B chromosome 5, HanXRQr2.0-SUNRISE, whole genome shotgun sequence genome:
- the LOC110943904 gene encoding uncharacterized protein LOC110943904 has protein sequence MAKRQAIEAVDRTFQDIIGVSLPFGGKIMVMGGDFRQVLPVIKRGTRAQIVDSSVRMSPLWSLTKKMRLTINMRALKDPWFSKFLLRVGDGTEEPIEGNYIRIPDDMTIQCNNRENAIKELIHAIFPSIEDNVYSSDYIISRAILSTKNDSVDEINNQMIEIFEGEEKVYYSFDEAEDDQRNFYPVEFLNSLNVSGFPPHKLRLKIGCPIILLRNIDPSHGLCNGTRLICKGFM, from the coding sequence ATGGCTAAACGACAGGCGATAGAGGCAGTCGATCGTACATTCCAAGACATTATAGGTGTTAGTCTCCCATTTGGTGGAAAGATAATGGTTATGGGAGGTGACTTCAGACAAGTGTTGCCGGTTATTAAACGTGGCACTCGAGCACAGATTGTAGACTCCAGCGTACGAATGTCACCTCTTTGGTCTTTGACTAAGAAGATGCGGTTGACCATAAATATGAGAGCGCTAAAAGATCCATGGTTTTCTAAATTTCTTTTAAGAGTCGGCGATGGAACTGAAGAACCAATCGAAGGAAACTATATTCGCATACCCGATGACATGACAATTCAGTGCAACAACAGAGAAAACGCTATAAAAGAATTGATCCATGCCATCTTTCCATCAATTGAAGATAATGTATATTCTTCAGATTATATAATCTCTAGAGCAATATTGTCCACTAAAAATGATAGTGTTGACGAGATTAATAATCAAATGATTGAAATTTTTGAAGGGGAGGAAAAAGTTTATTACAGTTTTGATGAAGCTGAAGACGATCAGCGTAACTTCTATCCGGTCGAGTTCTTAAACTCACTAAATGTTAGTGGTTTCCCGCCTCATAAGCTTCGTTTAAAAATTGGATGCCCAATAATATTGTTACGTAATATCGATCCATCACATGGCCTGTGTAATGGCACGCGATTGATATGTAAGGGTTTCATGTGA
- the LOC110943905 gene encoding uncharacterized protein LOC110943905 → MTNGQPNHRNHASSSSGSTKAEKRKEYHKRYYAARKENNKVSKFESGDASQNASSISLMSNRSTERTPLRSLQTNITQFTKTTNENASSVSTIKRKDQVNQTPIDDVTPTTTFPSVIDVVRHRTSRGIRIHPRTLLPQFAEVIDQPSFQDGSVQDDPYNFVYNGVLGEHRVLKERGACPNCGAKRFQYEFDTFCCMSGKTVLANLEIPEELYRLFTSQDEIGDMFRQNIRAYNTNFSFASMGVTLDDTLNNMRDGVYTFRAHKGIYHRIDQLVPRDGTPRYLQLYFYDPDTELDHRLRWPNLDRRITQILTRVLSTNPYVDTFRRLAELGPLDNYRVTLNTSVELDQKVYNRPTTSEVAGIWVEGNDNITSYKRSIVVYGRSEYSQTIQPYFSCYDPLSYPLFFPNGESGWHGNIPRHGVSINEVRNNDNIEGEMEEANTRSGRTTVAMREYYCYKFQIRSTDNVLLFGGRLLQQFVVDVYIKIETSRLEFCERNQAKIRAELYQGIVDCVNTGEVHANRVGKRIVLPASFIGGPRDMRRRFLDAMTLVQDDGKPDVFLTMTCNPKWPEICDNLHVGQTATDRPDLVSRVFRAKLEDLKDQLFKKHVLGEVKAYVYVIEFQKRGLPHAHFLLIMYPQRKINNADHYDKVVCAEIPSKLTHPRLHEMVVKHMIHGPCGNLQSSSPCMQGDPKICRFHYPRQFNEQTTQGEDTYPLYRRRDTGIEVDLRGQTLDNRWVVPYNPRLLMMFNCHMNVEVCSSIKYVKYLFKYVYKGHDKQVIQVDQSEPGVVINEIKRFQDARYISPPEAMWCIFSFSLSQIFPAVLALQLHLPNNQMVRFRDDDLMPNIVDRERDKRTMLTAFFEINRNDETARVHLYKDFPKHFTWNGSTRRWSRRFGKKQRGRIVSANPAEGERYYLRLLLSNVRGPTSFEHLCTVNGQRCATFRKAALELGLIEDDEYLSQCLEEASTFQFPNALRSIERVQNMVLTEISVLVRSMGKNFNEFDLPKITDDVNLQDAGYRELQEEYGIVLEPEHLSAKDSLNPDQKNVFDEIMMHVDNDLPGVFFIDGPGGTGKTFLYIALLTEIRSRGLIALATASSGAAANNMPGGRTAHSRFKIPLNLENNSMCNIKKTEWGR, encoded by the exons ATGACTAATGGACAACCAAACCATCGTAATCATGCTTCTAGCTCGAGCGGATCTACTAAAGCTGAAAAACGAAAAGAGTATCACAAAAGATACTATGCTGCACGCAAAGAAAATAACAAAGTATCTAAATTTGAGAGTGGTGATGCCTCCCAAAATGCTTCATCAATATCTTTAATGAGTAATAGGTCAACAGAAAGGACGCCGTTAAGAAGTTTACAAACTAATATTACTCAATTTACAAAAACAACAAATGAGAACGCCTCAAGTGTTTCTACTATAAAACGCAAGGA TCAAGTCAACCAAACCCCGATAGACGATGTTACGCCGACAACCACATTCCCATCTGTAATTGACGTAGTCAGGCATAGAACATCACGAG GTATTCGAATTCATCCGCGTACTTTATTACCCCAATTTGCTGAAGTAATTGATCAACCTTCCTTCCAAGATGGGAGCGTGCAAGATGATCCTTATAATTTTGTTTACAATGGTGTACTTGGAGAGCATCGTGTTTTAAAGGAACGAGGTGCATGTCCTAATTGTGGAGCAAAACGATTTCAGTATGAATTTGATACCTTTTGTTGTATGAGTGGGAAAACTGTGTTAGCAAACTTAGAAATTCCAGAGGAATTGTACCGACTTTTCACGTCTCAAGATGAAATTGGAGATATGTTTAGGCAAAACATACGTGCTTATAACACCAATTTTTCTTTTGCCTCAATGGGTGTGACATTGGATGATACATTGAACAATATGAGAGACGGCGTATATACTTTTCGTGCACATAAAGGAATATATCACAGAATCGACCAATTAGTTCCGAGGGATGGGACCCCTAGGTACTTGCAGTTGTATTTTTACGATCCTGATACTGAGTTAGATCACAGACTCCGATGGCCAAATCTTGATCGGCGTATTACTCAGATTTTAACACGTGTTCTTTCTACAAACCCATATGTCGATACATTTAGAAGACTTGCGGAACTAGGACCTCTGGACAACTATAGAGTCACTTTGAATACTTCAGTTGAACTTGACCAAAAGGTGTACAACCGACCAACGACATCGGag GTTGCTGGTATTTGGGTTGAAGGTAATGACAATATCACTTCGTATAAACGAAGTATTGTTGTGTACGGTAGGTCTGAATATAGTCAAACTATTCAGCCTTACTTCAGTTGTTACGATCCATTGTCGTATCCTCTATTTTTTCCTAATGGTGAGTCGGGTTGGCATGGTAACATACCACGTCACGGAGTATCAATCAATGAGGTTCGCAACAATGACAACATCGAAGGAGAAATGGAAG AGGCAAACACACGAAGTGGTAGAACAACCGTGGCTATGCGAGAGTACTACTGTTACAAGTTCCAGATTCGATCTACCGATAATGTGCTTTTGTTCGGTGGTAGGCTGCTACAGCAGTTTGTGGTTGATGTTTACATCAAAATTGAGACGTCACGCTTAGAATTTTGTGAGAGAAACCAGGCTAAGATTCGGGCCGAATTGTACCAAGGTATTGTGGATTGCGTCAATACTGGTGAGGTTCATGCAAACAGAGTCGGGAAAAGAATTGTGTTGCCTGCATCTTTCATCGGGGGGCCTCGCGACATGCGACGTCGGTTTCTAGATGCGATGACGTTAGTTCAAGATGACGGCAAGCCTGATGTATTCCTTACAATGACATGTAATCCTAAGTGGCCTGAGATATGTGATAACTTACATGTTGGTCAAACTGCTACAGATCGTCCAGACCTTGTTTCAAGAGTGTTCCGGGCTAAATTAGAAGATCTTAAGGATCAACTCTTCAAGAAACATGTCCTTGGGGAAGTTAAGGCATACGTCTATGTCATTGAATTTCAAAAGCGGGGTTTGCCGCACGCACATTTTCTCCTAATCATGTACCCGCAACGCAAGATCAATAACGCGGACCATTATGATAAGGTTGTGTGTGCTGAAATTCCTAGCAAACTAACACATCCCAGATTGCATGAGATGGTTGTCAAGCACATGATTCACGGTCCTTGCGGCAATTTACAATCAAGCAGTCCTTGTATGCAGGGTGATCCTAAAATTTGTCGTTTTCACTATCCTAGACAATTTAACGAACAGACGACACAAGGAGAAGATACGTATCCGTTATATCGAAGGAGAGACACCGGGATAGAAGTGGACCTACGAGGACAAACACTTGATAATAGATGGGTGGTCCCATATAACCCAAGGCTTTTGATGATGTTTAACTGCCACATGAATGTTGAAGTTTGCTCAAGTATAAAATATGTGAAATATCTTTTCAAATATGTTTATAAAGGACATGACAAACAGGTTATTCAAGTCGATCAAAGTGAGCCAGGGGTTGTTATTAATGAGATAAAAAGATTTCAAGATGCACGCTACATATCGCCCCCAGAGGCTATGTGGTGCATTTTTTCCTTCTctctttctcaaatctttcctGCTGTTCTAGCCTTACAACTTCATCTCCCAAATAATCAGATGGTTAGATTTAGAGATGATGACTTGATGCCCAATATTGTTGATAGGGAAAGGGATAAGAGAACCATGCTAACAGCATTTTTTGAGATAAATAGAAACGATGAAACAGCAAGGGTACATttgtataaagattttccaaagcACTTTACGTGGAATGGAAGCACACGCCGTTGGAGTCGTCGTTTCGGTAAAAAACAAAGAGGTCGTATCGTTTCCGCTAATCCAGCCGAAGGAGAAAGGTACTACTTACGCCTACTTTTGTCAAATGTCAGAGGGCCTACTTCTTTTGAACATCTTTGCACAGTTAATGGTCAACGGTGTGCGACATTTCGGAAAGCAGCTCTTGAGTTAGGCTTAATAGAAGACGATGAATATCTATCACAATGTCTCGAAGAAGCCTCTACGTTTCAGTTTCCCAATGCTCTTAGAAG TATAGAACGAGTTCAAAATATGGTTCTTACCGAAATTAGTGTCTTGGTACGATCCATGGGTAAAAATTTCAATGAGTTCGACCTTCCTAAGATAACAGACGATGTTAACTTACAAGATGCAGGTTATCGTGAGTTACAAGAAGAGTATGGGATTGTTTTGGAACCTGAACACTTGAGTGCCAAAGATTCACTTAATCCGGACCAAAAAAACGTGTTCGATGAGATCATGATGCATGTTGATAATGATCTTCCAGGCGTGTTCTTTATTGATGGTCCAGGTGGAACTGGAAAAACATTTTTGTACATTGCCTTGCTTACTGAAATTCGGTCACGTGGTCTTATTGCTCTCGCAACAGCTTCATCAGGTGCAGCGGCTAATAATATGCCAGGAGGTAGAACGGCTCACTCGAGATTCAAGATTCCTCTTAATCTTGAAAATAATTCAATGTGCAATATCAAAAAAACAGAGTGGGGCCGCTAA